From one Leishmania infantum JPCM5 WGS CACT00000000 data, contig 40, whole genome shotgun sequence genomic stretch:
- a CDS encoding amastin, putative: protein MYSHIGVLIYVILQFLALLCLVVATPFDMFREVKGGVFGGSACVTLWGLQKVCLGTEYIMKTRVLWKNCPSRRDRFLLAQAFDVISLAVYLSAFVLGLILLWCCPVLRRVCVALNIVGIGTVCVVWVLMVSSYHIDDGTVCMVLDKGFRFGIGFGLLLVAWVLDIIAIFFLLLPLEAKQDSESTKSEETEEAEAPEKPKDANEQE, encoded by the coding sequence ATGTATTCCCATATCGGCGTTCTGATCTACGTGATCCTCCAGTTCCTCGCGTTGCTTTGTTTGGTGGTGGCTACGCCGTTCGACATGTTTCGCGAGGTGAAGGGCGGGgtcttcggcggcagcgcttgtGTGACGCTATGGGGTTTACAGAAGGTGTGCTTGGGCACAGAGTACATCATGAAGACGAGGGTGCTGTGGAAGAATTGCCcgagccgccgcgaccgTTTCCTCCTTGCTCAGGCGTTTGATGTCATCTCACTCGCCGTGTATCTCTCTGCGTTCGTTCTGGGCTTGATTTTGCTGTGGTGCTGCCCCGTTCTTCGTCGCGTCTGCGTGGCCCTCAACATCGtcggcatcggcaccgtGTGCGTCGTCTGGGTGCTGATGGTGTCGTCCTACCACATCGATGATGGCACTGTTTGCATGGTTCTGGACAAGGGCTTCCGCTTTGGTATCGGCTTTGGTCTCTTATTGGTGGCCTGGGTGCTGGATATCATCGCCATCTTCttcttgctgctgccattAGAGGCCAAGCAGGACAGTGAGAGTACAAAGTCGGAGGAAACGGAAGAAGCAGAAGCACCGGAAAAACCAAAAGACGCGAACGAACAGGAGTAG
- a CDS encoding amastin, putative produces MRVHTQRQQTSLCQDSTLFRSHTPPTLAPRLPPRQLCRAISTPCAIASPAHLRLTSLTFVCREIRKMAFKLALVVYVVLQFLAFFSLLVGIPLDMFRIDPSIRFGGRVCVTLWGAKPDCRNVKVGIDVDTRWRYCPTRVKRFHVAQAFAVISVFVYGAAFLFGLFLLWCCSAFRWVCLALNIVGIGTVCVVWVLMVKVYNTEGEKCLALRRDYVFGAGFGLFLFAWVLDIIDIFFLLLPLEAKQDSESTKSDEYREQE; encoded by the coding sequence atgcgcgtgcacacgcaacGACAACAGACATCCCTTTGCCAAGACTCGACTCTCTTTCGCTCTCACACCCCTCCCACACTCgccccccgcctccctcctcgtcagCTCTGTCGCGCCATCTCGACCCCCTGTGCCATCGCTTCTCCTGCCCATCTCCGCCTCACCTCTCTCACATTTGTTTGCCGGGAGATCAGAAAAATGGCTTTTAAACTTGCCCTTGTTGTATACGTGGTCCTCCAGttcctcgccttcttttcgttgctgGTGGGTATACCGCTTGACATGTTTCGCATTGATCCCTCGATCCGTTTTGGCGGCCGTGTTTGCGTGACGTTATGGGGCGCAAAGCCGGACTGCAGGAATGTCAAAGTAGGCATTGACGTGGACACCCGGTGGAGGTATTGCCCGACGCGCGTCAAACGTTTTCATGTTGCTCAGGCGTTTGCTGTGATCTCCGTCTTTGTGTACGGCGCAGCGTTCCTTTTTGGCTTGTTTTtgctgtggtgctgctctgccTTTCGCTGGGTCTGCCTGGCCCTCAACATCGtcggcatcggcaccgtGTGCGTCGTCTGGGTGCTGATGGTGAAGGTCTACaacacagagggagagaagtgCTTGGCTCTGAGAAGAGACTACGTGTTTGGTGCCGGCTTCGgtctctttttgtttgcctGGGTGCTGGATATCATCGACATCTTCttcttgctgctgccattAGAGGCCAAGCAGGACAGTGAGAGTACAAAGTCGGACGAGTACCGAGAACAGGAGTAG